One window of the Pseudomonas sp. S04 genome contains the following:
- a CDS encoding putative bifunctional diguanylate cyclase/phosphodiesterase translates to MECAQPKPGDGRSVLLIVDDYPENLVSMRALLQRQDWQVMTAASGLEALNLLLEHEVDLVLLDVQMPGMDGFEVARLMRGSQRTQLTPIIFLTANEQSPDAVIKGYAHGAVDYLFKPFDPQILKPKVQALLEHQRSRRALQQLSQDLEAARAFNASVLENAAEGILVVGEDGRVRFANPAMCRLLSARVDELQGTGFIDFLQKPPITLWAGSDIHAHYRRGETWRAHDAMLRTASGQQVPVALSCAPLPPEQRAMVVTVLDMSVVCHLHQQLEFQAVTDPLTGLLNRRGFYQATENLLLRGERAGSVWVLLYLDLDGFKRVNDSLGHDAGDRVLRWVAEQLKACLRPFDILGRMGGDEFTALLDLEFAEQAAKMAEKLIERVSICQQIDGLDVALGASIGIATYPDCGASLDDLLRTADIAMYEAKRAGRQQYRFYDHDMNGRARTRLMLEESVRSAIEQKDFNLVYQPQVSLADGRIRGFEALLRWQHPSVGDVSPGLFLPLLEEAQLISRLGSWIYQSSAQQRKAWDKLFSQDMVLAVSLSNTQFCMPNLATELRLVLERHQLLPRQLEVEITEEALLHNPDEARKQLRLLRNLGVRVALDDFGSGPCSLTHLRDVELDTLKLDRHLIARVLDSPRDAALVRNIIELARQFGVLVIAEGVESIAQYQWLLANGCPFAQGCLVARPLMADEVRDFVQPFDWSAASA, encoded by the coding sequence ATGGAATGCGCGCAACCCAAGCCAGGTGACGGCCGCTCGGTTCTTTTGATCGTTGATGATTACCCGGAAAACCTGGTCAGCATGCGTGCGTTGCTGCAGCGCCAGGATTGGCAGGTGATGACTGCTGCCTCGGGCCTGGAAGCCCTGAACCTGTTACTCGAACATGAGGTCGACCTGGTACTGCTGGATGTGCAGATGCCGGGCATGGATGGTTTCGAAGTAGCCCGCCTGATGCGCGGCAGCCAACGCACCCAGTTGACCCCGATCATTTTCCTGACTGCTAACGAGCAATCCCCGGACGCCGTGATCAAGGGCTATGCCCATGGCGCGGTGGACTACCTGTTCAAACCGTTCGACCCACAGATACTCAAGCCCAAGGTCCAGGCCCTGCTTGAGCATCAGCGCAGCCGCCGGGCACTGCAGCAGTTGAGCCAGGACCTGGAGGCGGCGCGGGCCTTTAACGCCTCGGTGCTGGAGAATGCCGCTGAAGGCATCCTGGTGGTGGGCGAGGACGGGCGAGTGCGCTTTGCCAACCCGGCGATGTGCCGCTTGCTCAGTGCCAGGGTCGACGAGCTACAGGGGACAGGTTTCATCGACTTTCTGCAAAAGCCGCCGATCACCCTGTGGGCCGGTTCGGACATCCATGCCCACTACCGTCGCGGCGAGACCTGGCGCGCCCATGATGCGATGCTGCGTACCGCGTCCGGGCAGCAAGTGCCAGTGGCGCTGTCGTGTGCGCCGCTGCCGCCTGAGCAGCGGGCGATGGTGGTCACCGTGCTCGACATGTCGGTGGTCTGCCACCTGCATCAGCAACTGGAGTTCCAGGCGGTCACCGATCCGCTGACCGGCCTGCTCAACCGCCGGGGGTTCTACCAGGCTACGGAAAACCTGCTGCTGCGCGGTGAGCGCGCGGGCAGTGTCTGGGTGTTGCTGTACCTGGATCTGGATGGCTTCAAGCGGGTCAATGATTCGTTGGGGCACGACGCCGGCGATCGGGTGCTGCGCTGGGTCGCGGAACAGTTGAAGGCCTGCCTGCGCCCCTTCGATATCCTGGGGCGCATGGGCGGCGATGAGTTCACCGCGCTACTTGACCTCGAGTTCGCCGAGCAAGCGGCGAAAATGGCGGAGAAACTCATAGAGCGGGTGTCGATCTGTCAGCAGATTGACGGGCTGGACGTAGCGCTGGGCGCGAGCATCGGCATCGCCACGTATCCGGATTGCGGCGCCAGCCTCGACGACTTGCTGCGTACCGCCGATATCGCCATGTATGAGGCCAAGCGCGCAGGTCGCCAGCAGTACCGCTTCTACGACCACGACATGAATGGCCGCGCGCGGACCCGCTTGATGCTCGAGGAGAGCGTGCGTTCGGCCATCGAACAGAAGGATTTCAACCTGGTCTACCAGCCTCAGGTTTCGTTGGCCGATGGACGCATACGCGGATTCGAGGCCTTGCTGCGCTGGCAGCATCCCAGTGTCGGCGACGTTTCGCCGGGGCTGTTCTTGCCGCTGCTGGAAGAAGCGCAGCTGATCAGCCGCCTCGGCAGTTGGATCTACCAGAGCAGTGCCCAGCAGCGAAAGGCCTGGGACAAGCTGTTCAGCCAAGACATGGTGCTGGCGGTCAGCCTGAGCAACACCCAGTTCTGCATGCCTAACCTGGCCACTGAGTTGCGGCTGGTGCTGGAGCGCCATCAGTTGCTACCCCGTCAATTGGAGGTGGAAATCACCGAAGAGGCCTTGCTGCATAACCCCGATGAAGCGCGCAAGCAACTGCGCCTGCTGCGCAACCTCGGGGTGCGGGTGGCGCTCGACGACTTTGGCTCGGGGCCTTGTTCGCTGACCCATCTGCGTGATGTCGAACTCGATACCTTGAAGCTGGACCGGCATCTGATCGCCCGGGTCCTGGACTCGCCGCGGGATGCGGCGCTGGTGCGAAACATCATCGAGCTGGCCAGGCAATTCGGCGTGCTGGTGATCGCCGAAGGGGTCGAATCGATTGCCCAGTATCAGTGGCTGCTGGCCAATGGTTGTCCCTTTGCCCAGGGTTGCCTGGTGGCGCGGCCATTGATGGCGGACGAGGTCAGGGACTTTGTGCAGCCGTTCGACTGGAGCGCGGCGAGCGCCTGA
- a CDS encoding M48 metallopeptidase family protein: MTALKYLQAYPAALQQQVHQLIEQDRLGAYLSQRYPDKHAVQSDKALYTYALELKQEYLRNAPAIDKVLFDNRLDLTHRALGLHTAISRVQGGKLKAKKEIRIASLFKDAAPQFLKMIVVHELAHFKESDHNKAFYKLCEHMLPGYHQLEFDLRVYLTWRDMQ, from the coding sequence ATGACCGCGCTCAAATACCTCCAGGCGTATCCCGCCGCCTTGCAACAGCAGGTGCATCAACTGATCGAGCAGGATCGGCTGGGCGCCTACCTGAGCCAACGCTACCCGGACAAGCACGCCGTGCAGAGTGACAAGGCGCTGTACACCTATGCGCTGGAGCTCAAGCAGGAATACCTGCGCAACGCACCGGCGATCGACAAAGTGCTGTTCGACAACCGCCTGGACCTGACCCATCGTGCACTTGGCCTGCATACCGCAATCTCACGGGTGCAGGGCGGCAAGCTCAAGGCCAAGAAAGAAATCCGCATTGCCTCTTTGTTCAAGGATGCCGCGCCGCAGTTCCTCAAGATGATCGTGGTGCATGAGCTTGCGCATTTCAAAGAGTCCGACCACAACAAGGCGTTCTACAAGTTGTGCGAACACATGCTGCCCGGTTACCACCAGTTGGAATTCGATTTGCGGGTTTATCTGACGTGGCGGGACATGCAGTAA
- a CDS encoding MliC family protein has protein sequence MKGLIAVVSLAVLAGCASLNPFASAPAASGTWTDWVCDSQAQVHWRFTDATQDTVEVRLGDDQVHRLKLEPAGSGTLYSDDQLAFHLKGEEGLVYWVATNDLIGRGCKAK, from the coding sequence ATGAAAGGCTTGATCGCCGTGGTGTCCCTGGCAGTACTTGCCGGTTGCGCCAGTTTGAACCCGTTTGCATCAGCGCCGGCAGCGTCCGGCACGTGGACCGACTGGGTCTGTGACAGCCAGGCCCAGGTGCACTGGCGCTTCACCGATGCCACGCAGGACACCGTGGAGGTGCGGCTGGGGGATGATCAGGTGCATCGCTTGAAGCTTGAGCCGGCCGGCAGTGGCACGTTGTACAGCGACGACCAACTGGCCTTTCACCTCAAAGGTGAGGAAGGCCTGGTGTACTGGGTTGCCACCAACGATTTGATCGGCCGTGGCTGCAAGGCCAAGTAA
- the alr gene encoding alanine racemase gives MPFTRSLLALSLGMVLLHNPVFAAPPLSMVDGVAQVHAQDSNAWVEINKSAFENNIRALQATLADKSKICAVLKADAYGHGIGLLMPSVIAMGVPCVGVASNEEIRVVRESGFKGQLIRVRTAALSELEAALPYNVEELVGNLDFAVKASLIAEQHGRPLVVHIGLNSSGMSRNGVEMTTAQGRRDAVAITKVPNLDVRAIMTHFAVEDAADVRAGLKAFNQQAKWLMSVAQLDRSKITLHAANSFATLEVPESHLDMVRPGGALFGDTVPSHTEYTRVMQFKSHVASVNSYPKGNTVGYDRTFTLARDSKLANITVGYSDGYRRAFTNKGIVLINGHRVPVVGKVSMNTLMVDVTDVPSVKGGDEVVLFGKQGNAEIAQAEVEDINGALLADLYTVWGNSNPKLLVDK, from the coding sequence ATGCCCTTTACTCGCTCCCTTCTCGCACTCTCTCTGGGCATGGTTTTGTTGCACAACCCGGTCTTCGCCGCGCCACCTTTGTCGATGGTCGATGGGGTGGCCCAGGTCCACGCCCAGGACAGCAACGCCTGGGTCGAAATCAACAAGAGCGCGTTCGAAAACAACATTCGCGCCCTGCAGGCCACCCTCGCCGACAAATCAAAAATCTGCGCCGTACTCAAGGCGGACGCCTACGGCCACGGCATTGGTCTGCTCATGCCCTCGGTGATCGCCATGGGCGTGCCGTGCGTGGGCGTTGCCAGCAACGAAGAAATCCGTGTGGTGCGTGAAAGCGGCTTCAAGGGCCAGCTTATCCGCGTGCGCACGGCCGCCCTGAGCGAGCTGGAAGCGGCCCTGCCCTACAACGTCGAAGAGTTGGTGGGTAACCTCGACTTCGCCGTCAAAGCCAGCCTGATTGCCGAACAGCATGGCCGCCCGCTAGTGGTGCACATTGGCCTGAACTCCAGCGGCATGAGCCGCAATGGCGTGGAAATGACCACCGCCCAGGGTCGCCGTGACGCAGTCGCCATTACCAAGGTGCCGAACCTCGACGTGCGGGCGATCATGACCCACTTCGCGGTCGAAGACGCCGCCGACGTGCGTGCTGGCCTCAAAGCGTTCAACCAGCAAGCCAAATGGCTGATGAGCGTGGCCCAACTGGACCGCAGCAAGATCACCCTGCATGCGGCCAACTCCTTCGCCACCCTGGAAGTGCCCGAGTCACACCTGGACATGGTCCGTCCCGGCGGCGCGTTGTTCGGCGACACCGTGCCGTCCCATACCGAATACACCCGGGTGATGCAGTTCAAATCCCACGTCGCCTCGGTCAACAGCTACCCCAAGGGCAACACGGTCGGCTACGACCGCACCTTCACCCTGGCCCGTGACTCGAAGCTGGCCAACATCACCGTGGGCTACTCCGACGGCTACCGCCGTGCCTTCACCAACAAAGGCATCGTGCTGATCAACGGTCATCGTGTGCCGGTCGTCGGCAAAGTCTCGATGAATACCTTGATGGTCGACGTTACCGACGTACCGAGCGTCAAAGGCGGCGATGAGGTGGTGCTGTTCGGCAAGCAGGGCAACGCCGAGATTGCCCAGGCAGAAGTCGAAGACATCAACGGCGCGCTGCTGGCCGACCTGTATACGGTGTGGGGCAACTCCAACCCGAAACTGCTGGTCGACAAATAA
- a CDS encoding phosphoglycerate kinase — protein MTVLKMSDLDLQGKRVLIREDLNVPVKDGVVTSDARILASLPTIKLALEKGAAVMVCSHLGRPTEGEFSAENSLAPVAAYLSKALGRDVPLVADYLGGVDVKAGDIVLFENVRFNKGEKKNADELAQQYAALCDVFVMDAFGTAHRAEGSTHGVAKFAKVAAAGPLLAAELDALGKALGAPAQPMAAIVAGSKVSTKLDVLNSLSQICNQLIVGGGIANTFLAAAGHPVGKSLYEPDLLDTARAIAGKVSVPLPVDVVVAKEFAESATATVKLIADVAEDDMILDIGPQTAAHFAELLKSSKTILWNGPVGVFEFDQFGNGTKVLAQAIADSSAFSIAGGGDTLAAIDKYGVAEQISYISTGGGAFLEFVEGKVLPAVEVLESRAKA, from the coding sequence ATGACCGTGTTGAAGATGTCCGACCTCGATCTGCAAGGTAAGCGCGTATTGATCCGCGAAGACCTCAACGTCCCAGTCAAGGACGGTGTAGTCACCAGCGATGCGCGTATCCTGGCTTCGCTGCCGACCATCAAGCTGGCCCTGGAAAAAGGCGCGGCCGTGATGGTCTGCTCGCACCTGGGTCGTCCGACCGAAGGTGAATTCTCGGCCGAGAACAGCCTGGCACCGGTTGCGGCGTACCTGAGCAAGGCGCTGGGTCGTGACGTGCCGCTGGTGGCCGACTACCTGGGCGGCGTCGACGTCAAGGCCGGCGACATCGTGCTGTTTGAAAACGTGCGCTTCAACAAGGGCGAGAAAAAGAACGCCGACGAACTGGCCCAGCAGTACGCCGCCCTGTGCGACGTGTTCGTGATGGACGCCTTCGGCACCGCGCACCGTGCCGAGGGTTCGACCCACGGCGTGGCCAAGTTCGCCAAGGTGGCCGCAGCGGGTCCCCTGCTGGCTGCCGAGCTGGATGCACTGGGCAAGGCCCTGGGTGCCCCGGCCCAGCCAATGGCCGCCATCGTGGCCGGCTCCAAGGTCTCGACCAAGCTGGACGTGCTCAACAGCCTGAGCCAGATCTGCAACCAGTTGATCGTCGGCGGCGGCATCGCCAACACCTTCCTCGCAGCGGCGGGGCACCCGGTCGGCAAGTCCCTGTACGAGCCTGACCTGCTGGACACCGCGCGCGCTATCGCCGGCAAAGTCAGCGTGCCATTGCCGGTCGACGTGGTGGTTGCCAAGGAATTCGCCGAGAGCGCCACGGCCACCGTCAAGCTGATCGCTGATGTGGCCGAAGACGACATGATCCTGGACATCGGCCCACAGACTGCAGCGCATTTCGCTGAGCTGCTGAAGTCGTCGAAGACTATTCTGTGGAACGGTCCAGTGGGCGTGTTTGAATTCGATCAGTTCGGCAACGGTACCAAAGTGCTGGCCCAGGCCATCGCAGACAGCTCGGCGTTCTCCATCGCGGGCGGCGGCGATACCCTGGCGGCCATCGATAAATATGGCGTTGCCGAGCAAATCTCCTACATTTCTACCGGTGGCGGCGCTTTCCTCGAATTCGTCGAAGGCAAGGTGCTGCCGGCCGTAGAAGTCCTGGAAAGCCGGGCCAAGGCCTGA
- the fba gene encoding class II fructose-bisphosphate aldolase (catalyzes the reversible aldol condensation of dihydroxyacetonephosphate and glyceraldehyde 3-phosphate in the Calvin cycle, glycolysis, and/or gluconeogenesis) → MALISMRQMLDHAAEFGYGVPAFNVNNLEQMRAIMEAADKTDSPVIVQASAGARKYAGAPFLRHLILAAIEEFPHIPVCMHQDHGTSPDVCQRSIQLGFSSVMMDGSLGEDGKTPTDYDYNVRVTQQTVALAHACGVSVEGELGCLGSLETGMAGEEDGIGAEGVLDHSQMLTDPEEAADFVKRTQVDALAIAIGTSHGAYKFTKPPTGDVLAIDRIKEIHKRIPNTHLVMHGSSSVPQEWLAIINQYGGDIKETYGVPVEEIVEGIKHGVRKVNIDTDLRLASTGAMRRLMATNPSEFDPRKFFGATVTAMRDVCIARYEAFGTAGNASKIKPISLEAMYQRYLKGELNAKVN, encoded by the coding sequence ATGGCACTTATCAGCATGCGCCAGATGCTGGACCACGCCGCCGAATTCGGCTACGGCGTTCCAGCTTTCAACGTCAACAACCTTGAGCAGATGCGCGCCATCATGGAAGCCGCTGACAAGACTGACTCCCCGGTGATCGTCCAGGCTTCGGCCGGCGCCCGTAAATACGCTGGCGCGCCATTCCTGCGGCACCTGATCCTGGCGGCGATCGAAGAGTTCCCGCATATCCCGGTGTGCATGCACCAGGACCACGGCACCAGCCCTGACGTTTGCCAGCGCTCGATCCAACTGGGCTTCAGCTCGGTCATGATGGACGGCTCCCTGGGTGAAGACGGCAAGACCCCGACCGACTACGACTACAACGTCCGTGTCACCCAGCAGACCGTAGCCCTGGCCCACGCCTGCGGCGTATCGGTAGAAGGCGAGCTGGGCTGCCTGGGTTCGCTGGAAACCGGCATGGCCGGTGAAGAAGACGGCATCGGCGCCGAAGGCGTGCTGGACCACAGCCAGATGCTGACCGACCCGGAAGAAGCAGCTGACTTCGTCAAGCGCACTCAGGTCGATGCCCTGGCCATCGCCATCGGCACCAGCCACGGCGCCTACAAGTTCACCAAGCCACCTACCGGTGACGTGCTGGCGATCGACCGCATCAAGGAAATCCACAAGCGCATCCCTAACACCCACCTGGTGATGCATGGTTCTTCCTCGGTGCCGCAAGAGTGGCTGGCGATCATCAACCAGTACGGCGGCGACATCAAAGAAACCTACGGCGTACCGGTTGAAGAAATCGTCGAAGGCATCAAGCACGGCGTGCGCAAGGTCAACATCGACACCGACCTGCGCCTGGCATCCACCGGTGCGATGCGTCGCCTGATGGCCACCAACCCGAGCGAGTTCGACCCGCGTAAATTCTTCGGCGCCACCGTGACCGCCATGCGTGACGTGTGCATCGCGCGTTACGAAGCCTTCGGTACTGCCGGCAACGCTTCGAAGATCAAGCCGATCTCCCTGGAAGCGATGTACCAGCGTTACCTCAAAGGTGAGCTGAACGCCAAGGTCAACTAA
- a CDS encoding polysaccharide lyase family 7 protein: MIDLATWNLSVPVGTPPATIDTPKLVSGFKNQYFHSNTGTLFFWAPVTGTRTENAIYPRTELRETFSNGTLRNWLYPDADNSLRATLAVNQVPSSGKLVIGQIHAYDSQKPLVKLEYQYKTTTATGNIVAKVRMRPDDAEGRVITIASGVKLDRDFSYLIHLSPGGALGISAAGSQWDSQISTTWRNKPLYFKAGVYVQDNSGNSQEGGKVTFSKLDIDHDK; this comes from the coding sequence ATGATCGATCTCGCAACCTGGAACCTCAGCGTTCCCGTTGGCACTCCCCCGGCTACCATCGACACCCCGAAACTGGTCAGTGGTTTCAAGAACCAGTATTTCCATTCCAACACCGGCACCCTGTTTTTCTGGGCTCCGGTCACCGGAACCCGCACTGAAAACGCGATCTATCCACGCACCGAGCTGCGCGAAACCTTCAGTAACGGCACCCTGCGCAATTGGCTCTACCCGGACGCCGACAACTCGTTGCGGGCCACCCTGGCGGTTAACCAGGTGCCGAGCTCGGGCAAGCTGGTCATCGGCCAGATCCACGCGTACGACAGCCAGAAGCCGCTGGTAAAACTCGAGTACCAGTACAAAACCACAACCGCCACCGGCAACATCGTCGCCAAGGTACGGATGCGCCCGGATGATGCCGAAGGCCGGGTGATCACCATCGCCAGCGGGGTCAAGCTCGACCGCGACTTCTCCTACCTGATTCATTTGAGCCCGGGCGGCGCACTGGGGATCAGCGCCGCCGGCTCCCAGTGGGACAGCCAGATCAGCACCACCTGGCGCAACAAACCGCTGTATTTCAAGGCCGGGGTCTATGTGCAGGACAACAGTGGCAACAGCCAGGAAGGCGGCAAGGTGACCTTCAGCAAGCTGGACATCGATCACGACAAATAA
- the epd gene encoding erythrose-4-phosphate dehydrogenase, producing the protein MPQPRPYKVALNGYGRIGRCVLRALFERGSAAGFEIVAINDLADMASIEYLTRFDSTHGRFPGEVKVDGDCLHINGDCVKVLRSATPEGIDWASLGVDLVLECSGTYNTRADGQRFLDAGAPRVLFSQPMASEADVDATIVFGVNQDCLTGAELLVSNASCTTNCGVPLLRLLDQAFGLDYVSITTIHSAMNDQPVIDAYHHEDLRRTRSAFQSVIPVSTGLARGIERLLPELAGRIQAKAVRVPTVNVSCLDITMQTVTDTDATEVNRLLREAATSGPLKGLLAYTELPHASCDFNHDPHSAIVDASQTRVSGPRLVNVLAWFDNEWGFANRMLDVAEHYLQTAIKKPAL; encoded by the coding sequence ATGCCTCAACCGCGTCCTTACAAAGTTGCACTCAACGGCTACGGCCGCATTGGTCGTTGCGTCTTGCGGGCGTTGTTCGAGCGAGGCTCGGCGGCTGGGTTTGAAATTGTCGCGATCAACGATCTGGCTGACATGGCCAGTATTGAATACCTGACACGCTTCGACTCCACCCACGGCCGGTTTCCCGGCGAAGTGAAGGTCGATGGCGATTGTCTGCATATTAATGGCGACTGCGTGAAGGTCCTGCGCAGTGCCACTCCCGAAGGCATCGATTGGGCGTCCCTGGGCGTCGATCTGGTGCTCGAATGTTCCGGTACCTACAACACCCGCGCCGACGGCCAGCGGTTCCTCGACGCCGGCGCACCACGGGTGTTGTTCTCCCAGCCGATGGCCAGCGAGGCCGATGTCGACGCCACCATCGTATTTGGTGTCAACCAGGACTGCCTGACCGGCGCTGAGCTGCTGGTGTCCAACGCGTCCTGCACCACCAACTGTGGTGTGCCGTTGCTGCGCCTGCTGGACCAGGCATTTGGCCTGGACTACGTGTCGATCACCACCATCCACTCGGCGATGAACGACCAGCCGGTGATCGATGCCTATCACCACGAGGACCTGCGCCGCACCCGCTCGGCGTTCCAGTCGGTGATCCCGGTGTCCACTGGTCTGGCGCGTGGCATCGAACGCCTGTTGCCGGAACTTGCCGGGCGAATTCAGGCCAAAGCGGTACGGGTGCCGACGGTGAATGTGTCTTGCCTGGATATCACCATGCAGACAGTGACCGACACCGACGCCACCGAGGTCAACCGGCTCCTGCGCGAGGCCGCCACCAGCGGCCCGCTCAAAGGGTTGCTGGCGTACACCGAACTGCCTCACGCCAGTTGTGATTTTAACCATGACCCACATTCGGCGATTGTCGATGCCAGTCAGACCCGCGTCTCCGGCCCTCGGCTGGTGAACGTCCTGGCCTGGTTCGACAACGAATGGGGTTTTGCCAACCGAATGCTGGATGTTGCAGAACACTATCTGCAAACAGCTATCAAGAAACCTGCTCTCTAA
- a CDS encoding winged helix-turn-helix domain-containing protein, with protein sequence MDVSKTKSSFYRRLYVAYLIDSGLASSVPALTEVTGMPRRTAQDTIAALADLDVVCEFEQEEGARNHAGRYCIREWGAIDPRWIEQHLRQIKAVLGYP encoded by the coding sequence ATGGACGTGAGCAAGACCAAGAGCAGCTTCTACCGCCGCCTGTACGTGGCGTACCTGATCGACAGCGGGCTGGCCAGCAGTGTCCCGGCACTGACCGAAGTCACCGGCATGCCCCGGCGCACGGCCCAGGACACCATTGCCGCCCTGGCGGACCTGGATGTGGTCTGTGAGTTCGAGCAGGAGGAGGGCGCGCGCAACCACGCCGGACGTTACTGCATTCGCGAGTGGGGGGCGATCGATCCGCGCTGGATCGAACAGCATCTGCGCCAGATCAAGGCGGTGTTGGGTTATCCCTGA
- a CDS encoding GNAT family N-acetyltransferase has protein sequence MTVEWVCKHHSDLGKEQLYAILQLRTQVFVVEQKCAYQEVDGQDLDSDTCHLMAWDGDQLVAYLRLLDPTSQGGDVVLGRVVIAPQARGQGLGHELMAQALKQAEKYWPQTPIYLSAQAHLQGYYGRYGFAVAGEQYLEDGIAHIGMRRP, from the coding sequence ATGACAGTTGAATGGGTTTGCAAACACCACAGTGACCTGGGCAAAGAGCAGCTTTATGCCATTTTGCAGTTGCGTACACAGGTGTTCGTGGTCGAACAGAAGTGCGCCTACCAGGAAGTCGATGGCCAGGACCTGGACAGCGACACCTGCCACTTGATGGCCTGGGACGGTGATCAACTGGTGGCCTATCTACGCCTGCTCGACCCCACCTCGCAAGGCGGTGACGTGGTGCTCGGCCGGGTGGTGATTGCACCGCAGGCCCGGGGCCAGGGGCTGGGTCATGAGCTAATGGCGCAGGCGCTCAAGCAGGCCGAAAAATACTGGCCGCAGACTCCGATCTACCTGTCGGCCCAGGCCCATCTGCAGGGGTACTACGGGCGTTATGGGTTTGCCGTGGCCGGTGAGCAATACCTGGAAGACGGCATCGCGCATATCGGCATGCGGCGGCCCTGA